One Ethanoligenens harbinense YUAN-3 genomic window carries:
- a CDS encoding MazG family protein — protein sequence MEFQLKERYRFDDLLALMVLLRSENGCPWDRAQTHASVRVNLLEEAYEAAEALDEDDPVHLCEELGDVLLQVVFHARMEEEAHRFSMQDVVDMLCKKLVERHSHVFGDRNAASPEQALQGWDEAKRRARGQQTQAEAMEGVSHALPAAMRSAKVWKKAVKAASPSPDVSALLSEARRGLDRLGPVLEASDGDAAAQALGKALFALCALASSAGVEPEQALARACDGYVRAFAKQEQMADGNAALAALREERPVL from the coding sequence ATGGAATTTCAGTTGAAAGAGCGGTATCGGTTCGACGACCTGCTGGCGCTCATGGTGCTTTTGCGCAGTGAGAACGGCTGCCCGTGGGACCGCGCGCAGACACACGCGTCTGTGCGCGTCAACCTGTTGGAGGAAGCCTACGAGGCGGCGGAGGCGTTGGATGAGGACGATCCCGTCCACCTCTGTGAGGAACTGGGGGACGTGCTGCTCCAGGTGGTGTTTCACGCCCGCATGGAAGAAGAAGCGCATCGGTTTTCCATGCAGGACGTGGTGGACATGCTCTGCAAAAAACTGGTGGAACGCCACTCGCATGTGTTCGGCGATCGGAACGCGGCTTCGCCGGAGCAGGCGCTGCAGGGCTGGGACGAAGCCAAGCGGCGCGCCCGCGGCCAGCAGACGCAGGCCGAGGCGATGGAGGGCGTGTCCCACGCGCTCCCTGCCGCCATGCGCAGCGCCAAGGTGTGGAAAAAAGCGGTCAAAGCCGCTTCCCCCTCACCCGACGTTTCCGCGCTGCTGAGCGAGGCCCGGCGCGGGCTGGACAGGCTGGGGCCGGTTCTGGAGGCATCCGATGGAGACGCCGCCGCGCAGGCATTGGGTAAAGCGCTGTTTGCACTCTGCGCGCTTGCGTCTTCCGCGGGCGTCGAGCCGGAACAGGCGCTCGCCCGTGCGTGTGACGGGTATGTTCGCGCGTTTGCGAAACAGGAACAGATGGCGGACGGAAACGCCGCCCTTGCCGCCCTCCGGGAGGAGAGACCTGTATTGTAA
- a CDS encoding HU family DNA-binding protein — protein MTKAELIAKVAEKSGLSKKDAEKATGALIDSIVESLVAEEKVQLVGFGTFEVHHREARKGRNPRTKEEITIPASAYPVFKAGKPFKDAVSK, from the coding sequence ATGACAAAAGCTGAGTTGATTGCGAAAGTTGCCGAAAAATCCGGGCTTTCCAAAAAAGATGCGGAAAAAGCGACCGGCGCCCTGATCGATTCCATTGTGGAGTCGCTCGTGGCCGAAGAAAAAGTGCAGCTGGTGGGTTTCGGCACATTTGAAGTGCACCACCGGGAAGCGCGCAAGGGCCGCAACCCCCGCACCAAAGAAGAGATCACCATTCCGGCGTCCGCTTATCCGGTTTTCAAGGCGGGCAAACCGTTTAAAGACGCTGTTTCCAAGTAA
- a CDS encoding RNA-binding S4 domain-containing protein: MRLDKFLKVSRIIKRRTVANEACDAGRVLVGGKPVRASYEVKPGDVLEITLGGKPFRAEVLEVAEHVTKEGASSLYRVLDA, encoded by the coding sequence ATGCGGCTCGACAAGTTTTTGAAAGTTTCACGTATCATCAAACGGCGGACCGTGGCCAACGAGGCCTGTGATGCGGGCCGCGTGCTGGTGGGCGGAAAACCCGTGCGCGCATCTTATGAAGTCAAACCCGGGGATGTGCTGGAAATCACGTTGGGCGGCAAACCGTTCCGTGCCGAAGTGCTGGAGGTTGCCGAGCATGTGACCAAAGAGGGCGCGTCTTCCCTATACAGGGTTCTGGATGCATAA
- the yabP gene encoding sporulation protein YabP, which translates to MMAVQQESQMPKKVHNIILEDRRLLTVSGVTDVDSFDEETVVLFTELGELTVHGYNLHMNKLSVETGEVNVEGDITSLSYRDEVPRGGGLFGRIFK; encoded by the coding sequence ATGATGGCGGTGCAACAGGAAAGCCAGATGCCAAAAAAAGTACATAATATCATTCTGGAGGACAGGCGGCTGCTCACCGTGTCCGGCGTGACCGACGTGGACAGCTTCGACGAGGAGACGGTGGTGCTGTTCACCGAGCTGGGCGAACTGACGGTGCACGGTTACAACCTGCACATGAACAAGCTCAGTGTGGAGACCGGCGAGGTCAATGTCGAAGGGGATATCACATCGTTGTCCTATCGGGATGAAGTGCCCCGCGGCGGCGGGCTCTTTGGCCGGATCTTCAAATAA
- the yabQ gene encoding spore cortex biosynthesis protein YabQ, producing MTVSVSSQMMLFLFSMGIGGAFGLVYDVLYLGRLLSPCGRVLSFLWDCLYLLACGLFTFLFLLAGNAGEVRFFLLEGELLGFLFYRFTLGVLVSKAMRWFAARTRSAAAEAGRRLKRPVACAGRRFGLFVSQKCGQMKKRLPKDRKVVKRCLKPARKVMYNLFHRTHYKTAGPNTPKK from the coding sequence TTGACCGTTTCGGTGTCTTCCCAGATGATGCTGTTCTTGTTTTCCATGGGGATCGGCGGCGCGTTCGGCCTGGTGTACGATGTGCTTTACCTTGGCCGCCTGCTCTCACCCTGCGGCAGAGTCCTGTCCTTTTTGTGGGACTGCCTGTATCTGCTGGCCTGCGGATTGTTCACGTTTTTATTCCTGTTGGCGGGCAACGCGGGAGAAGTGCGGTTTTTCCTGCTGGAAGGGGAACTGCTGGGTTTCCTGTTTTACCGTTTCACGCTGGGCGTGCTCGTGTCAAAAGCGATGCGGTGGTTCGCCGCCCGAACACGCAGCGCCGCCGCGGAAGCCGGCAGGCGGCTGAAACGTCCCGTGGCATGTGCAGGCAGGCGATTCGGCCTCTTTGTTTCCCAAAAATGCGGGCAAATGAAAAAAAGACTGCCGAAAGACCGCAAAGTTGTGAAAAGGTGCTTGAAACCTGCGCGCAAAGTGATGTATAATTTATTCCATAGAACTCATTATAAGACGGCTGGGCCCAATACGCCTAAGAAATAA
- a CDS encoding FtsB family cell division protein, translating to MKKHKSIIFRMALGVFVLYIVVTLINQQVQIGQRKAVLAQLETQYKQQQGQNAEIERALSENNDQYMAGVARDKLGYTKSNDRIYINVAGN from the coding sequence ATGAAAAAGCATAAGAGTATCATTTTCCGCATGGCGCTCGGGGTATTCGTTCTGTATATCGTCGTCACCCTGATTAACCAGCAGGTGCAGATCGGTCAGCGCAAGGCCGTGCTGGCACAACTGGAGACGCAATATAAGCAGCAGCAGGGGCAGAACGCCGAGATCGAGCGCGCCCTGTCTGAAAACAACGACCAGTATATGGCCGGTGTCGCGCGGGACAAGCTTGGCTACACCAAATCCAATGACCGGATTTATATCAATGTGGCGGGCAACTGA
- a CDS encoding S1 RNA-binding domain-containing protein: protein MQLEVGAVLEGKVTGITKFGAFVELPGGKTGMVHISEVAPTFVKEIRDFVQENQTVKVKVLAITDDGKVSLSMKRVEAAPAPRRPVAGGGRPGGYEWSPRRNDNLSFEEMMNKFKQSSDEKLSDLKKYIDPKRGNVSRRVGTK from the coding sequence ATGCAGCTTGAGGTTGGAGCCGTATTGGAAGGAAAAGTGACGGGCATTACCAAGTTCGGCGCTTTTGTGGAATTGCCGGGCGGCAAAACAGGCATGGTGCACATCTCCGAAGTGGCGCCCACATTCGTCAAGGAAATCCGCGATTTTGTGCAGGAAAACCAGACGGTGAAGGTTAAAGTGCTGGCCATTACCGATGACGGGAAAGTCAGCCTTTCCATGAAACGGGTGGAAGCCGCACCGGCGCCGAGGCGTCCGGTGGCCGGAGGAGGGCGTCCGGGCGGATACGAATGGTCCCCGCGCCGGAACGACAACCTGTCGTTCGAAGAAATGATGAACAAATTCAAACAGTCCAGCGACGAAAAGCTGTCCGACCTGAAAAAATATATTGATCCCAAGCGCGGGAATGTTTCCCGACGTGTCGGCACAAAATAA
- the trxB gene encoding thioredoxin-disulfide reductase encodes MVDVLIVGGGPAGITAAVYAARAGLSTMILERMGVGGQAATTYEIENWPGNTLISGFDFSSNLEKHAKAVGSQLVYGDVTEFELGGKVKKVHTAKETYEARAVVLAMGAERRLLGAAGEKEFTGRGVSYCATCDGNFFRQKAVAVVGGGNSAVEDAIYLANICEKVSIIHRRDQFRAEGYLQRKLDGLSNVEKIFDTGVERIEGENAVTGLALKNSKTGETRELPVAGVFIAVGTRPRTELLADVLPLDKGGYVDADESCITPLPGVFVAGDIRQKALRQLVTAAADGANAANAAIHYLN; translated from the coding sequence ATGGTGGATGTTTTGATTGTCGGCGGCGGGCCGGCGGGCATTACGGCGGCGGTATATGCCGCGCGCGCAGGGCTTTCCACGATGATCCTGGAGCGGATGGGCGTGGGCGGACAGGCCGCCACAACCTACGAAATAGAAAACTGGCCGGGAAACACGCTCATCTCCGGGTTCGACTTTTCCTCCAATCTGGAGAAGCACGCCAAGGCGGTGGGTTCCCAACTGGTGTATGGGGATGTCACGGAGTTTGAACTCGGCGGCAAGGTCAAAAAAGTGCACACGGCAAAAGAGACCTATGAGGCCCGGGCGGTGGTGCTGGCCATGGGCGCAGAGCGCCGCCTGCTGGGCGCGGCGGGTGAAAAGGAATTCACCGGGCGGGGTGTTTCCTATTGTGCCACCTGCGACGGCAACTTTTTCCGCCAAAAAGCGGTGGCGGTTGTCGGCGGCGGGAACAGCGCGGTGGAAGATGCCATCTATCTGGCCAATATCTGTGAAAAGGTGTCGATCATCCATCGCCGTGACCAGTTCCGGGCCGAAGGGTATCTCCAGCGGAAGCTGGACGGGCTTTCCAACGTGGAAAAAATCTTTGACACCGGAGTGGAGCGTATCGAAGGGGAAAATGCCGTGACTGGCCTGGCGCTGAAAAACAGCAAAACCGGTGAAACGCGTGAGCTGCCGGTGGCGGGCGTGTTTATCGCCGTTGGGACCAGGCCGCGCACCGAATTGCTGGCCGATGTACTCCCGCTGGACAAGGGCGGCTACGTGGATGCGGACGAATCCTGCATCACGCCGCTGCCGGGTGTGTTCGTGGCGGGGGATATCCGCCAAAAGGCCCTGCGGCAGCTTGTTACCGCCGCTGCCGACGGTGCCAACGCCGCCAATGCCGCCATCCACTACCTCAACTGA
- a CDS encoding amidohydrolase — MLIQNARIFTMEGAVIENGWLETEGGRIRALGGMETIPAAAGDVFDAKGGSLLPGLVDAHTHLGMWEDSLGFEGDDGNEKTDPSTPHLSAVDAVNPLDRCFAEAREAGITTVVTGPGSANPVSGQLIAMKTAGRRIDDMLLKAPVAIKFALGENPKTVYHDRDETPTTRMATAAIIREQLLKAMRYRQKLLACRENDELEEPEFDYKCEALLPLLAREVQAHFHAHRADDIFTALRIAKEFELDAVIVHATEGHLIAEELAAEQAKILSGPFLCDRSKPELKNQSPVSPGQMMKAGLHPAIITDHPVVPVQYLPLCAALAVREGMEHDAALRAITIRPAEILHLENRVGSLRPGKDADLVVFDGDPLDFYAHTVFVAVGGRRVK; from the coding sequence GTGTTGATTCAAAATGCGCGCATCTTTACCATGGAAGGTGCAGTGATCGAAAACGGCTGGCTGGAAACCGAGGGGGGGCGCATCCGGGCACTGGGCGGCATGGAAACGATCCCCGCGGCGGCGGGCGACGTATTCGACGCAAAAGGCGGCAGTTTGCTGCCGGGGCTGGTAGACGCGCATACCCATCTGGGTATGTGGGAGGACAGCCTGGGCTTCGAAGGGGACGACGGCAACGAGAAGACCGACCCGTCCACCCCGCATCTGAGCGCGGTGGACGCGGTCAATCCGCTTGACCGCTGTTTTGCCGAGGCGCGCGAGGCGGGCATAACCACCGTGGTCACAGGGCCGGGCAGCGCCAATCCCGTGAGCGGGCAGCTCATTGCGATGAAGACCGCCGGCCGGCGCATTGACGACATGCTGCTCAAGGCGCCGGTTGCCATCAAGTTTGCATTGGGCGAGAACCCCAAAACGGTCTATCACGACCGTGATGAAACACCCACCACGCGCATGGCCACGGCCGCCATCATCCGTGAGCAGCTGCTCAAGGCGATGCGTTACCGTCAGAAACTGCTGGCCTGCCGGGAAAACGACGAGCTGGAAGAACCGGAGTTCGATTATAAATGCGAAGCCCTGCTGCCGCTGCTGGCCAGAGAAGTGCAGGCGCATTTCCATGCGCATCGCGCAGACGATATCTTTACCGCGCTGCGCATCGCCAAAGAGTTTGAACTGGATGCGGTGATTGTTCATGCCACCGAAGGGCACCTGATTGCGGAAGAGCTGGCGGCGGAACAGGCGAAGATCCTGTCCGGCCCGTTTTTGTGCGACCGTTCCAAACCGGAGTTGAAAAACCAGTCGCCGGTTTCGCCGGGGCAGATGATGAAGGCCGGCTTACATCCTGCCATCATCACCGATCATCCGGTCGTGCCGGTGCAATACCTGCCGCTCTGCGCCGCGCTGGCGGTGCGGGAAGGGATGGAGCACGATGCCGCGCTGCGCGCCATCACCATTCGCCCGGCGGAGATTCTGCATCTGGAAAACCGCGTAGGTTCGCTGCGTCCGGGCAAGGACGCCGATCTGGTCGTGTTCGACGGCGATCCGCTGGATTTTTATGCGCATACCGTGTTCGTGGCGGTCGGCGGCCGTCGCGTCAAATAA
- a CDS encoding GNAT family N-acetyltransferase, with amino-acid sequence MGRRCARRWSRNGPDAACELKNLATDTPYQNNGYASAMLRYLFVCLSGRYHAMYVGTTPKIAPFYQRFGFVYHHTVPGFFTWNYPELVYEDGVCCTDMLYLKKTWAE; translated from the coding sequence ATGGGGCGCCGGTGTGCACGGCGGTGGTCTCGGAACGGGCCCGATGCCGCCTGTGAACTGAAAAACCTGGCAACAGACACGCCATATCAAAACAATGGATATGCGTCGGCCATGCTGCGGTATTTGTTCGTCTGTCTTAGCGGGCGATATCACGCGATGTACGTGGGCACCACGCCGAAAATCGCCCCGTTTTATCAGAGGTTCGGCTTTGTATATCATCACACCGTTCCCGGGTTTTTCACATGGAATTATCCCGAACTGGTCTATGAAGACGGTGTTTGCTGTACCGACATGCTGTATTTGAAAAAAACATGGGCGGAATAA